TCCAAGGATGTGTGTAATGCTGTGTACTCCGGATATCCTCGCGACCGGCTGCAATTTGGACCTCCCGCATTTAAACGCCGCGCCTTATTACGTATGTCGCATAGAGAAACGTCTCAGGGCATGCGGTTGCATATTGGGGTTTCTGGCTCTGATGCCTTCCTCCTTGATAACCTTCCTGATAATTTCCCTCACACTCAATGTCAAAAGGGTCGCTGAGCTCCTGAAGAGAGTTGAGGAGTGACGCCTAACAACAGTCGAATCCCTCGTAGGATTACCAAGAATGTTCTCGCTTCTCTACAAGGAAAAACTAACGTCGTGAATCAAATTCCCGATGCACTAAAAAACGGTCCGACAATTATAACAAACCTCAGTAGTGATAAGGTTGTTTGAGCATTTGCTCAATTGCTGATATGTTGCAGACGTTCTTCACTGTTGTTGGTGAAGTGTTCCCTGACAAATCGCCTTACTGAGCCAACCAGTTTCCTGTTCAAACCGAAGTAATGGTTGTTGAGCAGTTTTGCCCTCTCATAGTTCCACCACTGTTCCTGCGAGTTGATATCAGGCGAGTATCTCGGGAGTGGCTTGAGCACAACCCGTTGATGGTCTGCAATCCATTTCTACAGCACCTTCGACCTATGCACGGTCGGATTGTCAAGGTAAATCCTCAGGCCTCTTTCCTCTGTGCATGACAAGCAGCTTTTCAGGGAACCTTATCAGAGACTTCGGCTTTGCCTCCGCGGTGTTCATACTGAACACCATCCCCCTGAGCGGGTTGACTGTACCGAAGCCGTTTATGCGTTTCTCGTACGTGCGCTGTGGTGTCCTCAATGTGAGCCTCTGACCGAGTGCCCAGCCGTAGCCGCCGCTGTGCGAACGGTCTATCGGCATTTCGTCCTCGAAGAGGACGACAAGGTCATCCGACTTTGCATCAATGTCCCTGATGAACCGCCTGGCGAACTCCTCCTTCTCCCTGACTGCATCGGCACTGTATGTTCGGCGTATTCAAGCGTTGCCCTGCCATAGTGGGTGCCCCTATCCCTCAGACAGCAACTGATAGACTCTTCAAATACAGTGATGCCATTTTTCTGGAAGTGGAGCCTGAGTTCGATGCACGTCCAAGTCAACGAGTTGATGCCATGCTTACCGGGGTCATTCTCGTCGAGCAGGTGCTTCATATCCTTCTTCTCCTTCTCACCGGGTACCGTAGGCATACCGCTCCTGTCCCCGTATTTGACACTCCTTTCCCCATTCCACCGCTGTGCGCATCTGTAAATGGCATCTTCGGCTACAGAGAACACTCTTGAAGCATCTTTCACTGAATAAATGATGCTGAGCATGTAAAGTGCACGGAGACGATCCCTTTCCCTTGGATCCTTGCACTCCTTGCAAGTTTGTTGAGAAAGAAAGAATCAGGCTCTGGAATTGTGCCCATACCTGTCGCGAGAGCTTGTGGCATTCCCGAGATTTGATGTTTCTCATAGAACTTCTGTGGAGAGCTATAATTGGGCACATGGCTGAAAATAATTCAAGAGATGCCGGTTATTATTGAATTCCTCCTGAACTTAATCAAAAACAGAGATGCAGAGAATGCCACTGGAACGGTCAGGAAAAGAAAGGAATAATTAAGGCCTATAAAAGAGGATAACAGGCCTACCGCAAAAGGTACTCCGGCAAATAGCAGGTTATTAAATGCCATGAAATAGGAATTTACTGCGCTTCTCTCCTCCCTGCTTGAACCGCGGGCTATAAGTATTGTTGATAAGGGAAATATAGAACCATGGGGAAAACCAAGCAACGCCATTAGGATTAGGAAAAGTACGAATGATGGAGAAAACACCATACCAGCCAGTCCGACTAAAGTTATAACGACTGAGCAGATGAATAACGGATAGAGGGATTTACGCGGAAGAATGGCAATGGTAAGCCGTGTTATGAAGGATATCGTGAAGAAAGGAATAAATGAAAGGTATGCGACGCTTCTTGAGACCGCGAATTTATCTGAAGCGTAAATGACAAGAAATGTCGTAATTGCAGCAAAAGGTACACTGTATGTCGAATTCGCCAGAAGCGATGAGAGAAAACCAGTGTTCCTGAGAACAATTCTGCCATGTAACTCCGATTTGATCTCCGGGAACTGCACAGCATAAGAAAGAGTAAACGCAATAACTGCCAGAGCAATAAAGAAAAGAAACACGCTCCTATAATTAAAATATTTTAAGATCTGTATCTCTATGAAAGGACCAATTATCAAGCTTGCGCTGAGACTAGTAGTATAGATCGCAAGGAGACGTTCGGTTGACTTAAGGTCTCTGACCATGGAGGCTGAAGTAATCAGATTCGGCATTATTATACCGCTTGCCAGGCCCGCGATTATTACGATGGGCCAGATTGTAGCAGCATTCGAGTAATAGAAAAGAAGCAATGCCGCGACTATTGCGAGGTTTGACAGAATGAAAGCTCGCCTCCTAGTTTGCCCCTGTAGATGGGGATTCAAATATGATGTTGCAGCAAAGGTTGCCATGAAGGAAAGCGCAGCGAGTATGCCTACTCCATTATTGCTGAAACCGAGTGTACTTTTTGCAAGGGGTGGAACGGTAGTTGTGATCATGTTGTTGGTTGCCCTCACCGCAATTGTCATCAATGACAATATAACGGCCAAATATGCGAACTCCGGAATTTTTCGATTAGGAACCATATTCATTGGATGAAGATTTACACCTCGGAAAAAGACGACTACCACTGTCTGATTTAAACATTTACATAACAGACTTGGATCAGTTGTTTGTGATATTCTTGCCCAAGCCGAAAGAGAATTATTAATTGGTGTCTAGTGCCGTGTTTCAATAACTGAGTTCTGTGTCCTGAATTTCCGGATAACGATTTTGCTCCTGCAGTACTCGATGGTCTCTTCCCCTTTCATTGAAGGGGGGTGTGGCGGGCAGCGCTCTGCACGTCTGTTGATTGTAGTCGCTCAATCGTCGTTTGTAATGTGCCGGTGAAGGCGGAAGTCGTTTATCGAATCACGCCACTATCATCCATTCTGGCATCGTGAGCTTACTCCACGTGTCGTCAATGCGGTTGAAGACCATTGCCTAAATGAACTTTGCACCTAGCGGCCTTCACTTAACATGCGGCAGGACATCGTAGACAGCTGAATCCATGCCAAGTCTCGTTCACTTCGAATGCGCCAGTGCTGCCGTGCCGTGGCTGTATGAGTGCAGTGTCGTTATGCCGGAGGTATCGAGTATTCATCTGCCGGCATCATGTGGCTCTGTCCTTAGAAGCAGATTCCACTTCATTGACTCTTCTTCGCTCAGTCTTCCCTGCTCCTTTATGATCCTCGTCTTTACCCTTCTATCCACGCTGACGGATTCGACGAGAGAATAGTAGGTATTCCTTTGGCGACACTCCTCTTCTGAAACACGTAAGATGCATGCTGATGCATGTATACATGAGTTGCAATTACAACAAACAAAGATTGCCATACAAAACAGAAATTTCACGAGGAAAAATAGTCATTTTGTCGAACTTCTGATATAAGAATTTGAAAATCTGGGGCTATTAATAAGATTAGTATCGTTCCTTTTATCAGCGGCATCTGAAAAGTGCGGAATTCAATTCAGCCAAAAAGTGAAACTTTGCCAACTTCTGATACTTCAGGTAGCATGAAAATGCCTGCAATAATTAAAAGATTTATCAGAGCAAGAACGGCGAACGCAAATGTCAGACCGGCGAACGATCCGCCTGTAATCAGAGGAGGAAGTAGAGGACCAATAACGGAGCCGCCTGTCATTCCCAGTCCCCACACAAGGGCGTTCCCCGTAGTGGAGGATCCACGAGGAACGTAGTCCGAAGTAAGTGAAAAGAATAAAGGAAAACCGCTGAAAGTAAACAAACCAAATAAAGCAAGAAAAAGGGTTGTGAACAATC
This genomic interval from Candidatus Sysuiplasma jiujiangense contains the following:
- a CDS encoding MFS transporter, encoding MVPNRKIPEFAYLAVILSLMTIAVRATNNMITTTVPPLAKSTLGFSNNGVGILAALSFMATFAATSYLNPHLQGQTRRRAFILSNLAIVAALLLFYYSNAATIWPIVIIAGLASGIIMPNLITSASMVRDLKSTERLLAIYTTSLSASLIIGPFIEIQILKYFNYRSVFLFFIALAVIAFTLSYAVQFPEIKSELHGRIVLRNTGFLSSLLANSTYSVPFAAITTFLVIYASDKFAVSRSVAYLSFIPFFTISFITRLTIAILPRKSLYPLFICSVVITLVGLAGMVFSPSFVLFLILMALLGFPHGSIFPLSTILIARGSSREERSAVNSYFMAFNNLLFAGVPFAVGLLSSFIGLNYSFLFLTVPVAFSASLFLIKFRRNSIITGIS